The following coding sequences lie in one Phragmites australis chromosome 8, lpPhrAust1.1, whole genome shotgun sequence genomic window:
- the LOC133927135 gene encoding transmembrane 9 superfamily member 8-like, with product MATTHPVRVLLLLIVVVLAGAGAARGFYLPGVAPADFRKKDLLSVKVNQLSSIKTQLPYSYYSLPFCRPDTIADSAENLGEVLLGDRIENSLYVFEMMEPKLCQIVCKIVISQDEAKDLKEKIDDEYRINMILDNLPLVVPLTRLDQEAPTVYQHGMHVGVKGQYSGSKDEKHFIHNHFTFLVKFHKDVNTDLARIVAFEVKPYSVKHEYDGDWKGNGTHLKTCDPHSRRLVVDSNSPQEVEANKEIIFTYDVNFEESNIKWASRWDTYLLMTDDQIHWFSIVNSLMIVLFLSGMVAMIMLRTLYRDISKYNQLENQEDAQEETGWKLVHGDVFRPPVNADLLCVYVGTGVQFFGMLLVTLLFAILGLLSPSNRGGLMTAMLLLWVFMGLFAGYSSSRLYKMFKGSEWKNVAIKTALMFPGIVFVIFFVLNTLIWGEKSSGAVPFTTMFALVLLWFGISVPLVFVGSYLGFKKPTVEDPVRTNKIPRLIPEQPWYLNPVVSVLIGGLLPFGAVFIELFFILTSIWLQQFYYIFGFLFLVFIILILTCAEITIVLCYFQLCGEDYQWWWRSYLTSGSSALYLFLYATFYFFTKLEITKAVSGVLYFGYMFIASYAFFVLTGTIGFYACFWFTRLIYSSVKID from the exons ATGGCAACGACCCACCCGGTCAGGGTTCTCCTTCTCCTTatcgtcgtcgtcctcgccggcgccggcgccgcccgtGGGTTCTACCTCCCCGGCGTCGCCCCCGCCGACTTCCGCAAG AAGGACCTGCTCTCCGTGAAGGTGAACCAGCTGAGCTCCATCAAGACGCAGCTGCCCTACTCCTACTACTCCCTCCCCTTCTGCAGACCGGACACCATAGCCGACAGCGCCGAGAACCTCGGCGAGGTCCTCCTCGGCGACCGCATCGAGAACTCGCTCTACGTG TTTGAGATGATGGAGCCTAAGCTGTGCCAGATCGTGTGCAAGATTGTTATAAGCCAAGATGAAGCGAAGGATTTGAAGGAAAAAATTGACGATGAGTACCGCATAAACAT GATTCTTGACAACCTTCCTTTGGTTGTCCCACTCACGCGATTGGATCAAGAGGCGCCCACGGTCTATCAACACGGCATGCATGTCGGCGTCAAGGGCCAGTATTCCGGG AGCAAGGATGAGAAGCATTTCATCCACAACCACTTCACATTTCTGGTGAAGTTTCACAAGGATGTAAACACAGATCTTGCTAGGATTGTGGCCTTCGAAGTTAAGCCATACAG TGTTAAGCATGAATATGATGGTGATTGGAAGGGGAATGGAACACACCTTAAAACCTGTGATCCACACTCAAGACGTCTAGTTGTAGACTCTAATTCACCTCAAGAAGTCGAGGCCAACAAAGAGATCATTTTCACTTATGATGTTAACTTTGAG GAAAGTAATATCAAGTGGGCATCACGCTGGGACACCTACCTTCTGATGACAGACGACCAAATCCACTGGTTTTCCATTGTCAATTCTCTGATGATAGTCCTTTTCCTCTCTGGGATGGTTGCCATGATCATGCTCCGGACGCTGTACCGTGACATCTCCAAGTACAACCAGCTAGAGAACCAGGAGGATGCCCAGGAGGAGACAGGGTGGAAGCTTGTTCATGGAGATGTATTCAGGCCTCCGGTCAATGCCGACCTGTTGTGTGTGTATGTCGGCACAGGCGTCCAGTTCTTTGGGATGCTGCTCGTCACCTTGCTGTTCGCCATCCTTGGACTCCTCTCACCATCGAACCGGGGAGGGCTCATGACAGCCATGCTCCTCCTCTGGGTCTTCATGGGCCTGTTTGCAGGGTACTCCTCCTCGCGCCTTTACAAAATGTTCAAGGGCTCGGAATGGAAGAACGTCGCCATCAAGACGGCCTTGATGTTTCCTGGCATAGTGTTTGTGATATTCTTTGTCCTGAACACGCTCATCTGGGGTGAGAAATCCTCCGGTGCTGTGCCATTCACCACCATGTTTGCACTGGTGCTCCTCTGGTTTGGAATATCTGTGCCGCTGGTCTTCGTTGGCAGCTACCTTGGGTTCAAGAAGCCCACCGTGGAGGACCCGGTGAGGACGAACAAGATACCACGGCTGATACCGGAGCAGCCATGGTACTTGAACCCAGTCGTCTCGGTACTGATTGGAGGCCTCCTGCCCTTCGGTGCGGTGTTCATCGAGCTCTTCTTCATCCTGACATCAATCTGGCTGCAACAGTTCTACTACATTTTCGGGTTCCTGttccttgtcttcatcatcctgATCCTGACCTGTGCCGAGATCACCATTGTGCTGTGCTACTTCCAGCTCTGTGGCGAGGACTACCAGTGGTGGTGGAGGTCCTACCTGACGTCTGGCTCGTCAGCGCTGTACCTCTTCCTATACGCCACATTCTATTTCTTCACCAAGCTGGAAATCACGAAGGCAGTCTCTGGCGTGCTCTACTTCGGCTACATGTTCATCGCCTCGTACGCCTTCTTTGTGCTCACCGGCACCATCGGCTTCTACGCCTGCTTCTGGTTCACCAGGCTCATTTACTCTTCCGTCAAGATCGACTAG
- the LOC133927136 gene encoding chaperone protein dnaJ 8, chloroplastic-like, whose amino-acid sequence MAVGGGVRVPSPPSSSVEVWGRRTGGPRRRGAATIRCSCVGEAAGGVAEEHYRTLRLRPGATRAEVKKAFRRLALTYHPDVCKEGDGDSGVHFQRINVAYQMLMSNMREAEERLEYWRLKYGLTDEDLDKYRYYLNDDDDDWFDM is encoded by the exons ATGGCCGTTGGGGGAGGCGTTCGTgtgccctcgccgccgtcgtcgtcggtGGAGGTGTGGGGGAGGAGGACTGGGgggccgcggcggcgcggcgcggcgacgATAAGGTGCAGCTGCGTGGGCGAGGCGGCCGGGGGCGTGGCCGAGGAGCACTACCGAACGCTGAGGCTCCGGCCGGGGGCCACCAGGGCCGAGGTCAAGAAGGCCTTCCGACGCCTCGCGCTCACG TATCATCCAGACGTTTGCAAGGAGGGCGACGGCGACAGCGGCGTGCATTTCCAGAGGATCAACGTTGCGTATCAG ATGCTGATGAGCAACATGAGGGAGGCCGAGGAGAGGCTCGAGTATTGGCGGCTGAAGTACGGCCTCACCGACGAAGATCTGGACAAGTACAGGTACTACCtcaatgacgacgacgacgattggTTCGACATGTGA